One Bos taurus isolate L1 Dominette 01449 registration number 42190680 breed Hereford chromosome 16, ARS-UCD2.0, whole genome shotgun sequence DNA window includes the following coding sequences:
- the RGS2 gene encoding regulator of G-protein signaling 2 isoform X2, whose product MRLKDWKSRLSYFLQNSSSPGKPKTGKKSKQQTFIKPSPEEAQLWSEAFDELLASKYGLAAFRAFLKSEFCEENIEFWLACEDFKKTKSPQKLSSKAKKIYTDFIEKEAPKEINIDFQTKTLIAQNIQEATSGCFTTAQKRVYSLMENNSYPRFLESEFYQDLCKKPQITTEPHAT is encoded by the exons ATGCG atTAAAAGATTGGAAGAGCCGTTTGAGCTACTTCTTGCAAAATTCCTcctctcctgggaagcccaaaactggCAAGAAAAGCAAACAGCAAACCTTCATCAA GCCTTCTCCTGAGGAAGCCCAGCTGTGGTCAGAAGCATTTGATGAGCTGCTAGCCAGTAAAT atGGTCTTGCTGCATTCAGggcttttttaaaatctgaattctgTGAAGAAAATATTGAATTCTGGCTGGCCTGTGAAGACTTCAAAAAAACCAAGTCACCCCAAAAGCTGTcctcaaaagcaaagaaaatatatactgaCTTCATAGAAAAAGAAGCTCCAAAAGAG atCAACATAGACTTTCAAACCAAAACTCTGATTGCCCAAAACATACAGGAGGCTACCAGTGGCTGCTTCACAACTGCCCAGAAAAGGGTGTACAGCTTGATGGAGAACAACTCTTATCCGCGTTTCTTGGAGTCAGAATTCTACCAGGACTTGTGTAAAAAGCCGCAGATCACCACAGAACCCCATGCCACATGA
- the RGS2 gene encoding regulator of G-protein signaling 2 isoform X1 → MQSALFLAVQHECGPMDKGAGTGPKNEEKREKMKRTLLKDWKSRLSYFLQNSSSPGKPKTGKKSKQQTFIKPSPEEAQLWSEAFDELLASKYGLAAFRAFLKSEFCEENIEFWLACEDFKKTKSPQKLSSKAKKIYTDFIEKEAPKEINIDFQTKTLIAQNIQEATSGCFTTAQKRVYSLMENNSYPRFLESEFYQDLCKKPQITTEPHAT, encoded by the exons ATGCAAAGTGCTCTGTTCCTGGCTGTCCAGCACGAGTGCGGACCCATGGACAAAGGCGCTGGCACCGGCCCCAAGAACGAGGAGAAGCGAGAGAAGATGAAGCGAACCCT atTAAAAGATTGGAAGAGCCGTTTGAGCTACTTCTTGCAAAATTCCTcctctcctgggaagcccaaaactggCAAGAAAAGCAAACAGCAAACCTTCATCAA GCCTTCTCCTGAGGAAGCCCAGCTGTGGTCAGAAGCATTTGATGAGCTGCTAGCCAGTAAAT atGGTCTTGCTGCATTCAGggcttttttaaaatctgaattctgTGAAGAAAATATTGAATTCTGGCTGGCCTGTGAAGACTTCAAAAAAACCAAGTCACCCCAAAAGCTGTcctcaaaagcaaagaaaatatatactgaCTTCATAGAAAAAGAAGCTCCAAAAGAG atCAACATAGACTTTCAAACCAAAACTCTGATTGCCCAAAACATACAGGAGGCTACCAGTGGCTGCTTCACAACTGCCCAGAAAAGGGTGTACAGCTTGATGGAGAACAACTCTTATCCGCGTTTCTTGGAGTCAGAATTCTACCAGGACTTGTGTAAAAAGCCGCAGATCACCACAGAACCCCATGCCACATGA